The following DNA comes from Candidatus Palauibacter soopunensis.
GACCTCCAACACTTCGAGGATATTCTCCGGTACGTGGCACAGGGCGAGCCCTCCGCCAGCCTGGTTGGTCTTGCGGATGGCGATCAACAGCGCCCGTAGCCCGGCACTGCTGATGTAGCGCAGGCTCCCGCAGTCCAGGACCAGGTTGGTCGCCCCCCCATCGATGATGCCGGAGAGCTCGCCATCGAAGTCCTTGGCGTTGCTGGAGTCTACGCGCCCGCTGACCACGCCCACGGCGGTATCTCCCGAATAGCTGGTCTCAATGTTCATCTGGCGATTCCTCGCTTCCGGCAGCCCCCAGCGGCTGCGTCAGGGTAAGGCAGTTGAAACCCTCGACCCGCTCATACGCAAGCGTGTCAATAAAAGACTTCGTAAGGTGGATGCCAAGCCCCCCGATGGGACGATCTTCCGCTGCAAGGCTTATGTCGGGAATCTCCGCGTCCTCAAGTGGGTTGAAGGGTCGGCCGTTGTCTCGAATCGTGATCTCAATGTCGGCGTCTCCGAGACGAATGTCCACCGTGATGACCGGATCCTCCGTGATTCCTTCGAATCCGTAGGAGATGATGTTCGTCAGGAGCTCGTCCAGCGAGAGCTGAAACCGGAAGATGATGTCGTGCGAAAGCGCCCGCTCGAGGCAGAAGCGCTCGACCTCATCCACGACGCGACGTGGCTCGCTCGGGTCCGGCTTGACGGCGATCCGCACTCCAGGTCCGCTCCTTGGCTGGCTGCCCACTCGTTGTTCCAGGCGCCTTCGGCGCCGAAACTACGCTCACTCCCGAGGTTTGACATATTGCGCGGCCGGTCCCCGGTTGTGGAGATTCCCGCACGTCGCGCCGGGCCCCCCGCGCAAATCGACACGGACGATGACGACTGGACGCCGTTTCGGACAAGGGCAGGAACCCATGACCGACGATTCACCTCAACCGAGGCTTCGATGCCGAAGATCCTGGTAGTAGACGACGAGCCCGATCTGGAACTGCTCCTCCGGCAGAAGTTTCGGCGCCGGATCCGCTCGGGCGAATTCACGCTGATCTTTGCCCAGAACGGGGTCGAGGCGCTCGCGCAGCTCGATGACCACAACGATGTCGACGTCGTGCTCTCCGACATCAACATGCCCGAGATGGACGGCCTCACACTCCTGGCGCAGCTGGGCGAACTCGACCGCGACCTCCGTGCCGTCATGGTCACGGCTTACGGGGACATGAAGAACATCCGCACCGCCATGAACCGCGGTGCCTTCGACTTTGTCACCAAGCCGATCGACTTCGGGGACCTGGAAACCACCATCGCGAAGACCCTCGAACACCTCGCGGTGATGCGAGCCGCGCTTCGCGACCGGGACGCGCTGGTGGCGTTGCGACAGGAACTGGGTGTGGCGGCGAGGATGCAGGAGTCGATTCTGCCGACGAACTACCCCAGCGACCCGCGCTACGAGCTTCACGCCTGGATGACGCCGGCCCGTGAAGTAGGAGGAGACTTCTACGATTTCTTCCGCCTCGAGGAAGACCACATGGCGATCGTCGTGGCCGATGTCTCGGGCAAGGGCGTGCCGGCGGCCTTCTTCATGATGGTGAGCCGCACGCTGCTCAAGGGGACGGCGATCGGCGAGGCGGACCCCTCGATCTGTCTCGACGAGGTGAACCAGCTTCTCATCAACGAGAACGAGGAGTCGATGTTCGTGACCCTCTTCTACGCCAATTTCAATCCGGCGAACGGCAAGGCCACGTTCGCCAACGCGGGGCACAATCTTCCGTTCCTCATCAAGGCTTCGGGAGAGGTCGAGCAGATCGTCTCCGATCCGGGACTCGTCCTCGGAATCATGTCCGGGGTCGACTTCCCCAGGGGATCGATCACCCTGGAGCCGGGCGATGCCGTTTTCTTCTACACGGACGGCGTGACGGAGGCGATGGACGAGGATGGCGTCGAACTCGGAGAAAAAGAGCTGGCCGAGGTGCTGGGCGAATGCGGCGGCTCGTCCGCGGAGGACATCAACCGCCATGTGATACGGGCAGTGCAGGAACATGCCGGAGAGGCGGACCAGTCGGATGACATCACCTGCCTGACGCTTCGGTACCTGGGGGCGCCC
Coding sequences within:
- a CDS encoding STAS domain-containing protein → MNIETSYSGDTAVGVVSGRVDSSNAKDFDGELSGIIDGGATNLVLDCGSLRYISSAGLRALLIAIRKTNQAGGGLALCHVPENILEVLEVSGFVRLTKVFDTVEEAQASFK
- a CDS encoding SpoIIE family protein phosphatase, with the translated sequence MPKILVVDDEPDLELLLRQKFRRRIRSGEFTLIFAQNGVEALAQLDDHNDVDVVLSDINMPEMDGLTLLAQLGELDRDLRAVMVTAYGDMKNIRTAMNRGAFDFVTKPIDFGDLETTIAKTLEHLAVMRAALRDRDALVALRQELGVAARMQESILPTNYPSDPRYELHAWMTPAREVGGDFYDFFRLEEDHMAIVVADVSGKGVPAAFFMMVSRTLLKGTAIGEADPSICLDEVNQLLINENEESMFVTLFYANFNPANGKATFANAGHNLPFLIKASGEVEQIVSDPGLVLGIMSGVDFPRGSITLEPGDAVFFYTDGVTEAMDEDGVELGEKELAEVLGECGGSSAEDINRHVIRAVQEHAGEADQSDDITCLTLRYLGAPS
- a CDS encoding ATP-binding protein encodes the protein MRIAVKPDPSEPRRVVDEVERFCLERALSHDIIFRFQLSLDELLTNIISYGFEGITEDPVITVDIRLGDADIEITIRDNGRPFNPLEDAEIPDISLAAEDRPIGGLGIHLTKSFIDTLAYERVEGFNCLTLTQPLGAAGSEESPDEH